Below is a genomic region from Pirellulales bacterium.
GTTCGTTGTGTTTTTGACCGGTGACCGTGACGGGAATCGACAGCATCTGGCCCGCCAGCGAGACTTGCAATGCGGACTGACCGTCGGCCATGGGTCGCACGATGCGATGATCGTTCAGCTTGACGATTCCGGCGGGCTCCTCGATCGCGACCATGCGCGTGACATCGACCCGTTCGCCGCTGGCCAGTACTCCGGTTACCAGCAACTGGGCGTAGGTATACTGATTCGCGAGCGAGATACTGGTGGGTATCGCTTCCAGCGCGACCAACTGCGCACCGTCCGGCAGTTTTTCTGCCGCAGCAACAGAAGAAGCTGTCGCGTCGGGTGCGGCCTGCGCCATGCCGACGACGAGCAATACGGCAACTCCGACACAGGCACACCGGCCAGCGATTTGCGGCATGGTCCGATTATTGAACATGTTGAAACTTCCTCTCCGCGTATCGTGGAAATCGGTATCGAGGTTCGCGTCCTAGCGAGTGGCCTGCTGCGCGGTGGCAGCGACCGCGAGCGGAACTGGCAGGAACTCACGCTGTAACTTGCCGGAATCGGGATCATATACTCGCACCATGCCGTCGAAGCCGCCGACAGCCACTTCTTTGCCTCCCGGTCGAAAGGCCACGGTGTAGATAGCGCCATGCTCGTAGGCGAATCGCGATACGAGCTTGGCGTCGGCTTCCTGGTAGACGCGGACTTCGCCTTGGCCGTCCTGCGAACTGCCGGCCACGATCCGCGATCCATCAGCGCTATACCGCACCGAGAAAATGCGGCCTGGCATCGGTTCAAACGCACGGATCAGATTGAAGTCGTCGCCGATCTGGCGCGCTTTAGTGCGGTGCATTTGATAAATCTTGGGAGTGCCGTCCGCGCCTCCCACCAATAGCTCATCCTTCTGTGGGTTACGATCCACCGTGATCAGGCCCCCTTTGAGGGCACCGGGCGTGATGCTGGTGATATTGTCGACGAAACGTTCAGTGGCCACTTCGTTGAGCTTCATCGAGCGGTCGCGGCTGACGCTGATCAAGTGCGAGCCATCGACGGAGAATACTGTGTCGAGCACCCAATCGTTATGCGCGCCCTGAAAGAATATTTGCTTGCCGGTCGCAGCGTCGATAGCGCGGCAAGTATTATCGGCACAGCCGAATGCCACTTTTGTTCCATCGGCACACCAACTGGCGCCATAGATGGTGTCATACGTGACGAGCGCCGACTGCTTGAGTTCG
It encodes:
- a CDS encoding c-type cytochrome domain-containing protein, which codes for MRFSRLIVLIVGIGLSVGASGATADDAKPADAKPTVSVSFYRDIRPLLQDRCQGCHQPAKQLGGLVMTSYERIKKGGESGAPGVVAGKPEESELLSQILPQGDKPPAMPKGAAPLKPDQVELIKRWIAEGAADDTPEAAEIAVDRDHPPVYTATPVLTSLDYSPDGSLIAVSGYHEVLLHSADGSGLAGRLIGLSERIESARFSPDGTRLAVTGGSPGRFGEVQIWDVATRELKQSALVTYDTIYGASWCADGTKVAFGCADNTCRAIDAATGKQIFFQGAHNDWVLDTVFSVDGSHLISVSRDRSMKLNEVATERFVDNITSITPGALKGGLITVDRNPQKDELLVGGADGTPKIYQMHRTKARQIGDDFNLIRAFEPMPGRIFSVRYSADGSRIVAGSSQDGQGEVRVYQEADAKLVSRFAYEHGAIYTVAFRPGGKEVAVGGFDGMVRVYDPDSGKLQREFLPVPLAVAATAQQATR